Proteins from a genomic interval of Leifsonia shinshuensis:
- a CDS encoding thiamine pyrophosphate-dependent enzyme produces the protein MVATNDTPRPANTVQLLTADGRFQPSDPAGEYLPYLERLGEEDYRTFYRDMVRVRAVDDEGANLQRQGQLGLWVPSRGQEGAQVGSARAAKPQDNLFPSYREHVVGMIRGIDPVGIMGLLRGTTHGGWDPTDPAIHGFHLYTLVIGSHTLHATGYAMGVKLDGKVGTGNPDVDEAVIAYFGDGATSQGDVSEAFVFAASYQTPQVFFLQNNHWAISVPVKTQSRTPLYLRSSGFGIPGVQLDGNDVLAAYAVTAKHLDDARNGEGPSMIEALTYRMGAHTSSDDPTKYRTDDEVAYWAERDPILRFRAFLENQGVGQAFFDAAHEEAADLAADVRRRTLELGVPPIESMFDNVYSEPHPVMDEQRRWLQEYEASFGGDA, from the coding sequence GTGGTTGCGACGAACGATACCCCGCGCCCGGCGAACACCGTCCAGCTGCTGACCGCAGACGGCCGGTTCCAGCCGAGCGACCCGGCCGGCGAGTACCTCCCCTACCTCGAGCGACTCGGGGAGGAGGACTACCGCACCTTCTACCGCGACATGGTGCGCGTGCGCGCCGTGGACGACGAGGGGGCCAACCTCCAGCGCCAGGGCCAGCTCGGCCTGTGGGTGCCGAGCCGCGGCCAGGAGGGCGCCCAGGTCGGCTCCGCCCGCGCCGCCAAGCCGCAGGACAATCTGTTCCCGTCCTACCGCGAGCACGTCGTCGGCATGATCCGCGGCATCGACCCGGTCGGCATCATGGGCCTGCTGCGCGGCACCACGCACGGCGGCTGGGATCCGACCGACCCCGCCATCCACGGCTTCCACCTCTACACGCTGGTCATCGGCTCGCACACGCTGCACGCCACCGGCTACGCCATGGGCGTCAAGCTCGACGGCAAGGTCGGCACCGGGAACCCGGACGTGGACGAGGCGGTCATCGCCTACTTCGGCGACGGCGCGACCAGCCAGGGCGACGTCAGCGAGGCGTTCGTCTTCGCGGCGAGCTACCAGACCCCGCAGGTCTTCTTCCTGCAGAACAACCACTGGGCCATCTCCGTGCCGGTGAAGACGCAGTCGCGCACGCCGCTCTACCTGCGGTCCAGTGGCTTCGGCATCCCGGGCGTGCAGCTCGACGGCAACGATGTCCTCGCCGCCTACGCGGTGACCGCGAAGCACCTCGACGACGCGCGCAACGGCGAGGGCCCCAGCATGATCGAGGCGCTCACCTACCGGATGGGCGCGCACACGTCGAGCGACGACCCGACCAAGTACCGCACCGACGATGAGGTCGCCTACTGGGCCGAGCGCGACCCGATCCTGCGGTTCCGGGCGTTCCTGGAGAACCAGGGCGTCGGCCAGGCGTTCTTCGACGCGGCGCACGAGGAGGCGGCCGACCTGGCCGCCGACGTGCGCCGCCGCACGCTGGAGCTGGGCGTGCCGCCGATCGAGAGCATGTTCGACAACGTCTACAGTGAGCCGCATCCCGTGATGGACGAGCAGCGACGCTGGCTGCAGGAGTACGAGGCGTCGTTCGGAGGTGACGCATGA
- a CDS encoding Pr6Pr family membrane protein, with the protein MRVGFGVLRALIALLVLAAIVAQLATSVRTVAGKGGDVAGFVVNFFSFFTIESNAATVVVLAIGAVLLLGTRTDDPAWFGAFRAAVVTYMLTTGVVYNLLLRNIPLPQGTTVAWSNEVLHVVAPLYLVLDWLLAPGRVPLRRRTVWGIAAFPIVWAVYTLVRGPFAADAVTGRQPWYPYPFLNPQTSPNGYLSVASYIVLIAAVILCAGYGVVWASRRWRGGRALPGDSATA; encoded by the coding sequence ATGCGGGTCGGTTTCGGTGTGCTCCGCGCGCTCATCGCGCTGCTGGTGCTGGCGGCGATCGTCGCCCAGCTCGCGACGAGTGTGCGGACGGTGGCCGGCAAGGGCGGCGACGTCGCCGGTTTCGTGGTGAACTTCTTCAGCTTCTTCACAATCGAGTCGAATGCCGCCACCGTCGTGGTGCTCGCGATCGGCGCGGTGCTGCTGCTCGGGACGCGCACGGACGATCCGGCGTGGTTCGGGGCGTTTCGCGCGGCGGTCGTCACCTACATGCTGACCACGGGCGTCGTCTACAACCTGCTGCTGCGCAACATCCCGCTCCCGCAGGGCACGACGGTCGCCTGGTCGAACGAGGTGCTGCACGTCGTCGCGCCGCTCTACCTGGTGCTGGACTGGCTGCTCGCGCCCGGACGCGTACCGCTGCGCCGCCGCACGGTGTGGGGGATCGCGGCGTTCCCGATCGTGTGGGCGGTGTACACGCTGGTGCGCGGACCGTTCGCCGCCGACGCGGTCACCGGGCGGCAGCCGTGGTACCCGTACCCGTTCCTGAACCCTCAGACATCTCCGAACGGCTATCTGTCGGTCGCGTCCTACATCGTGCTGATCGCCGCGGTGATCCTGTGCGCGGGCTACGGCGTGGTCTGGGCGTCGCGGCGCTGGCGGGGCGGCCGCGCCCTCCCGGGCGACTCGGCGACCGCCTGA
- a CDS encoding DUF308 domain-containing protein: protein MAPAVPQNQGDPNSSRYWVVPAVRAIVALAAAAVVTFTRDAHTAQFGLIVFGVFAVADGLATSVLTLLFAAKGLTRTLFAVQGCIGILAGAIAIALNTSGLGLYLYIVTVWAALTGVLELYSWVRERRRDAAARDWLITGALTAILALVLLFVPADAVLAIGLFGAWAVIVGVFQGIGAASLRSAARSATAARRTGSGS, encoded by the coding sequence GTGGCACCCGCCGTTCCCCAGAATCAGGGCGATCCGAACTCGAGCCGGTATTGGGTCGTCCCCGCCGTGCGCGCGATCGTCGCGCTCGCCGCGGCCGCCGTCGTCACCTTCACCCGGGACGCGCACACCGCCCAGTTCGGCCTCATCGTCTTCGGCGTCTTCGCGGTGGCCGACGGCCTCGCGACCAGCGTCCTCACCCTCCTCTTCGCCGCGAAGGGGCTCACCCGGACCCTCTTCGCCGTCCAGGGCTGCATCGGCATCCTCGCCGGAGCGATCGCGATCGCCCTCAACACCAGCGGCCTCGGCCTCTACCTCTACATCGTGACCGTCTGGGCCGCGCTGACGGGCGTGCTCGAGCTCTACAGCTGGGTGCGCGAGCGCCGGCGCGACGCCGCCGCCCGCGACTGGCTCATCACCGGGGCGCTCACCGCGATCCTGGCCCTGGTGCTCCTGTTCGTGCCGGCCGACGCGGTGCTCGCCATCGGCCTCTTCGGTGCCTGGGCGGTCATCGTCGGCGTCTTCCAGGGCATCGGAGCGGCGTCGCTGCGTTCCGCCGCCCGGTCCGCCACGGCCGCACGCCGGACGGGGAGCGGATCGTGA
- the purB gene encoding adenylosuccinate lyase — protein sequence MTALPPQPLSPLDGRYRSAVLGLGDHLSEAGLNRARVQVEVEWLIYLTGHRMFGSSPLTDQQIAQLRALADEFGQPEIDRLAELEATTKHDVKAVEYLVRERLHALGLDHIAELTHFAATSEDINNLSYALTVSAAVAQVWLPAFRNVIAELRAQAVQYRDDAMLARTHGQPATPTTMGKELAVFVHRLDRIRKQVEATEYLGKFSGATGTFAAHLVADPEADWPRISQEFVESLGLDWNPLTTQIESHDWQAELYSRISHANRVLHNLCTDIWTYISLGYFRQTPEPGATGSSTMPHKVNPIRFENAEANLELSSAVLDSLAATLVTSRLQRDLTDSTTQRNIGVGLGHSLLALDNIQRGLAQISLDRDALAADLDLNWEVLAEAIQTVIRAEVTAGRSTISDPYALLKELTRGKRVDHEALTAFVDGLEIGQAAKNRLLALTPAGYIGLASELVDRL from the coding sequence ATGACCGCCCTGCCTCCCCAGCCGCTCAGCCCCCTGGACGGCCGCTACCGGTCCGCGGTGCTCGGCCTCGGCGACCACCTCTCGGAGGCGGGTCTCAACCGGGCGCGCGTCCAGGTCGAGGTCGAGTGGCTCATCTACCTGACCGGCCACCGGATGTTCGGCTCCTCCCCGCTGACGGACCAGCAGATCGCGCAGCTCCGCGCGCTCGCGGACGAGTTCGGCCAGCCCGAGATCGACCGGCTCGCCGAGCTGGAGGCCACCACCAAGCACGACGTGAAGGCCGTCGAGTACCTGGTCCGCGAGCGCCTGCACGCGCTGGGCCTGGACCACATCGCCGAGCTCACCCACTTCGCCGCGACCAGCGAGGACATCAACAACCTCTCCTACGCGCTCACGGTCAGCGCGGCGGTCGCGCAGGTCTGGCTGCCCGCGTTCCGCAACGTGATCGCCGAGCTGCGCGCCCAGGCCGTCCAGTACCGGGACGACGCCATGCTCGCCCGCACTCACGGCCAGCCCGCGACGCCGACGACGATGGGCAAGGAGCTCGCAGTCTTCGTGCACCGCCTCGACCGCATCCGGAAGCAGGTGGAGGCCACCGAGTACCTGGGCAAGTTCAGCGGCGCGACCGGCACCTTCGCGGCTCACCTCGTGGCCGACCCCGAGGCCGACTGGCCCCGTATCTCGCAGGAGTTCGTGGAGAGCCTCGGCCTCGACTGGAACCCGCTCACCACGCAGATCGAGTCGCACGACTGGCAGGCCGAGCTGTACTCCCGCATCTCGCACGCGAACCGCGTCCTCCACAACCTGTGCACCGACATCTGGACGTACATTTCGCTCGGCTACTTCCGGCAGACCCCGGAGCCCGGCGCGACCGGCTCCTCGACCATGCCGCACAAGGTCAACCCGATCCGCTTCGAGAACGCGGAGGCCAACCTCGAGCTCTCCAGCGCGGTCCTCGACTCGCTCGCCGCCACCCTGGTCACCAGCCGCCTGCAGCGCGACCTGACCGACTCGACCACGCAGCGCAACATCGGTGTGGGCCTCGGCCACTCGCTCCTGGCGCTCGACAACATCCAGCGCGGCCTCGCCCAGATCTCGCTCGACCGCGACGCCCTCGCGGCGGACCTCGACCTCAACTGGGAGGTGCTCGCGGAGGCCATCCAGACGGTGATCCGCGCGGAGGTCACCGCCGGCCGGTCCACGATCTCCGACCCCTACGCGCTGCTCAAGGAGCTGACCCGCGGCAAGCGCGTCGACCACGAGGCGCTGACGGCGTTCGTGGACGGCCTGGAGATCGGGCAGGCCGCGAAGAACCGGCTGCTGGCGCTCACGCCCGCCGGCTACATCGGGCTGGCGTCGGAGCTGGTCGACCGGCTCTGA
- a CDS encoding histidinol-phosphate transaminase codes for MTDEDAHGVRLRPEIVAVPAYKQGRPAPADGFKLSSNENPYPPLPSVVEAVAATLTELNRYPNAGGADLRERLAERHGVDVAQVHLGSGSVALLAQLISAAAGQGDEVVYSWRSFEAYPGLVTVAGATSVQVPNRPDGGHDLPAMAAAITDRTRVVIVCTPNNPTGPVVTAAEFEAFMAKVPRDLLVLLDEAYYEFVTDDASVDGIPLLSHYPNLVVLRTFSKAYGLAALRIGYAVGPAAVLNAARSAAIPLSVTDASRVAALASIDAEDELMERVARIAMRRDKLRNALIEQGWNVPEANGNFVWLDTGAETAAANDAFFDAGLTVRAFPPEGIRISVGEQESVEKLLEVTADIVRNLPNGHPGKRLG; via the coding sequence GTGACTGACGAAGACGCGCACGGCGTGCGGCTGCGGCCCGAGATCGTGGCGGTCCCCGCCTACAAGCAGGGTCGGCCCGCGCCGGCGGACGGTTTCAAGCTGTCCAGCAACGAGAACCCCTATCCCCCGCTCCCCTCCGTCGTGGAGGCCGTGGCGGCCACGCTCACGGAGCTCAACCGGTACCCGAACGCGGGCGGCGCCGACCTGCGGGAGCGGCTCGCCGAGCGGCACGGCGTCGATGTGGCGCAGGTGCACCTGGGCAGCGGCTCCGTCGCGCTGCTCGCACAGCTCATCTCCGCGGCAGCAGGACAGGGCGACGAGGTCGTCTACTCCTGGCGGTCGTTCGAGGCCTACCCGGGGCTGGTCACCGTCGCGGGCGCGACCAGTGTCCAGGTGCCGAACCGTCCGGACGGCGGCCACGACCTTCCGGCGATGGCCGCGGCGATCACCGACCGCACGCGCGTCGTGATCGTCTGCACGCCCAACAACCCGACCGGCCCGGTGGTCACGGCCGCCGAGTTCGAGGCGTTCATGGCCAAAGTGCCGCGCGACCTCCTGGTGCTGCTCGACGAGGCCTACTACGAGTTCGTCACCGACGACGCCTCGGTGGACGGCATCCCGCTGCTCTCGCACTACCCGAACCTCGTGGTGCTGCGCACGTTCTCCAAGGCGTACGGCCTGGCCGCCCTGCGCATCGGTTACGCGGTCGGCCCGGCGGCGGTGCTGAACGCGGCCCGCTCCGCGGCCATCCCGCTCTCCGTCACCGACGCGTCCCGCGTCGCCGCGCTCGCCTCCATCGACGCCGAGGACGAGCTCATGGAGCGCGTGGCACGGATCGCCATGCGCCGCGACAAGCTGCGGAACGCGCTGATCGAGCAGGGCTGGAACGTGCCGGAGGCCAACGGCAACTTCGTCTGGCTGGACACCGGCGCGGAGACGGCGGCCGCCAACGACGCGTTCTTCGACGCGGGCCTGACCGTGCGCGCGTTCCCGCCGGAAGGCATCCGGATCAGCGTCGGCGAGCAGGAATCTGTGGAGAAACTCCTGGAGGTCACCGCCGATATTGTGCGGAACCTACCAAATGGGCACCCCGGCAAGCGGTTAGGTTAG
- a CDS encoding dihydrolipoamide acetyltransferase family protein yields the protein MSESQFLLPDVGEGLTEAEIVSWKVAPGEPVAVNQVIVEIETAKSLVELPSPFEGTVGALLVSEGQTVEVGTPIITVTGGSAPSAPAEPVGEVAEAEADAAQSVSHEADEPKAGAVLVGYGAAGHGTSRRRRVTHPGTASIPVTFTPAPAAAAAPAAAAPTAPAAAPAGASPAGRAPVIAKPPIRKLAKDLGVDLTIVTPTGPIGDITRDDVLREATQASVFRNIQTPAWPDDREDRIPVKGVRKAIANAMTTSAFSAPHVSLFVDVDATRTMEFVKRLKSSPDFVGVKVSPLLIVAKAIIWAVRRNPTVNSTWTDEEIIVRHYVNLGIAAATPRGLIVPNVKEAQGMTLLELAKALEELTLVAREGKTPPADMAGGTITITNIGVFGMDTGTPILNPGEVGIVALGTIKQKPWVVDGEVRPRYVTTLGASFDHRVVDGDVASRFLADVASIIEEPALLLD from the coding sequence ATGAGCGAGTCCCAGTTCCTGCTGCCCGACGTCGGCGAGGGTCTGACCGAGGCCGAGATCGTCTCCTGGAAGGTCGCGCCCGGTGAGCCCGTCGCGGTCAACCAGGTGATCGTGGAGATCGAGACGGCCAAGTCGCTCGTGGAGCTGCCGTCGCCGTTCGAGGGGACGGTCGGGGCGCTGCTCGTGTCCGAGGGTCAGACCGTGGAGGTCGGCACGCCGATCATCACCGTCACCGGCGGGTCTGCGCCGTCCGCCCCGGCCGAGCCGGTGGGCGAAGTGGCGGAGGCGGAGGCCGACGCCGCGCAGAGCGTGTCGCACGAGGCCGACGAGCCGAAGGCGGGCGCCGTGCTCGTCGGCTACGGCGCGGCCGGTCACGGGACCAGCCGCCGGCGCCGCGTGACGCACCCGGGGACGGCGTCCATCCCGGTGACGTTCACGCCCGCTCCCGCCGCTGCCGCGGCTCCCGCTGCCGCCGCTCCGACCGCTCCCGCGGCTGCTCCGGCCGGCGCCTCCCCCGCCGGGCGCGCCCCCGTCATCGCCAAGCCGCCGATCCGCAAGCTGGCGAAGGACCTCGGCGTCGACCTCACGATCGTCACCCCGACCGGCCCGATCGGCGACATCACCCGCGACGACGTGCTCCGGGAGGCGACCCAGGCGAGCGTGTTCCGCAACATCCAGACCCCGGCCTGGCCGGACGACCGCGAGGACCGCATCCCGGTCAAGGGTGTGCGCAAGGCGATCGCCAACGCGATGACCACCAGCGCGTTCAGCGCCCCGCACGTCAGCCTGTTCGTGGACGTCGACGCCACCCGCACGATGGAGTTCGTCAAGCGGCTGAAGAGCTCGCCCGACTTCGTCGGCGTCAAGGTGTCGCCGCTGCTCATCGTGGCGAAGGCGATCATCTGGGCCGTGCGCCGCAATCCGACCGTGAACTCCACGTGGACCGACGAGGAGATCATCGTCCGGCACTACGTGAACCTCGGCATCGCCGCCGCGACACCGCGCGGGCTCATCGTCCCGAACGTCAAGGAGGCGCAGGGTATGACCCTGCTGGAGCTCGCCAAGGCGCTGGAGGAGCTGACCCTGGTCGCCCGCGAGGGCAAGACTCCCCCGGCTGACATGGCCGGCGGCACGATCACGATCACGAACATCGGTGTGTTCGGGATGGACACCGGGACGCCGATCCTGAACCCGGGCGAGGTCGGCATCGTGGCGCTCGGCACGATCAAGCAGAAGCCGTGGGTCGTGGACGGCGAGGTGCGCCCGCGTTACGTCACGACGCTGGGAGCGTCGTTCGACCACCGCGTGGTGGACGGGGATGTCGCCTCGCGGTTCCTGGCGGACGTCGCCTCCATCATCGAGGAGCCCGCGCTGCTGCTCGACTGA
- a CDS encoding GNAT family N-acetyltransferase produces MTTIDVAVPAALESTDVEALRRLLPQLSRSAAFDEERLAAMIGHPGTDLFLARIDGEVGGMATLASFPLPTGWRGHVDDVVVDDAHRGRGIARKLLEAIIDLAEQRGLRTLDLTSRPSRAAAIALYESVGFVRRDSTLMRYAGRPASRTDLTAERAHR; encoded by the coding sequence ATGACCACCATCGACGTCGCCGTCCCAGCCGCACTCGAGAGCACGGACGTGGAGGCGTTGCGCCGGCTGCTGCCGCAGCTGTCCCGCTCCGCGGCCTTCGACGAAGAGCGCCTTGCCGCGATGATCGGCCACCCGGGAACCGACCTGTTCCTGGCCCGGATCGATGGCGAGGTGGGAGGGATGGCGACGCTCGCGTCGTTCCCGCTCCCGACCGGGTGGCGTGGTCATGTCGACGATGTCGTGGTCGACGACGCGCACCGCGGGAGGGGCATCGCCCGGAAGCTCCTGGAGGCGATCATCGATCTGGCCGAGCAGCGCGGGCTGCGGACGCTGGACCTGACCTCCCGCCCCAGCCGCGCCGCGGCGATCGCCCTCTACGAGTCGGTCGGATTCGTCCGTCGCGACTCGACGCTCATGCGGTACGCGGGCCGGCCGGCGTCGCGCACCGACCTGACCGCCGAACGCGCCCACCGCTAA
- a CDS encoding alpha-ketoacid dehydrogenase subunit beta yields MPMVKALNAGLRRALAADPKVLLMGEDIGPLGGVFRVTEGLQAEFGAKRVLDTPLAEAGIIGSAIGLAMRGYRPVVEIQFNGFVFPGFDQITTQLAKLTNRHGGAVSMPVVIRIPHGGHIGAVEHHQEAPEAYFAHTAGLRIVAPSTPNDAYWMIQEAIASDDPVIFFEPMSRYWPKGDVDTEENPVPLHASRVVRTGTDATIVAWAGMVPVALRAAEVAAEEGRSLEVVDLRSLAPIDYAPVLQSVQKTGRLIVAQEAPGTVSVASEVAVVVAEKAFYSLESPVLRVAGFDTPFPPAKLEGVYLPDADRILEAVDRALAY; encoded by the coding sequence ATGCCGATGGTGAAGGCGCTCAACGCCGGCCTGCGGCGCGCGCTCGCCGCGGACCCGAAGGTCCTGCTGATGGGCGAGGACATCGGCCCGCTCGGCGGCGTCTTCCGCGTCACGGAGGGCCTGCAGGCCGAGTTCGGCGCGAAGCGCGTGCTCGACACCCCGCTCGCGGAGGCGGGCATCATCGGCTCGGCGATCGGCCTCGCGATGCGCGGCTACCGCCCGGTGGTCGAGATCCAGTTCAACGGCTTCGTCTTCCCCGGCTTCGACCAGATCACGACGCAGCTGGCGAAGCTGACCAACCGGCACGGCGGCGCGGTTTCGATGCCCGTCGTCATCCGCATCCCGCACGGCGGCCACATCGGCGCCGTCGAGCACCACCAGGAGGCTCCGGAGGCGTACTTCGCGCACACCGCGGGCCTGCGGATCGTCGCGCCGTCGACGCCGAACGACGCGTACTGGATGATCCAGGAGGCCATCGCCTCCGACGATCCCGTGATCTTCTTCGAGCCGATGAGCCGCTACTGGCCGAAGGGCGACGTGGACACCGAGGAGAACCCGGTGCCGCTGCACGCCAGCCGCGTGGTCCGCACCGGCACGGACGCGACGATCGTGGCCTGGGCGGGCATGGTCCCGGTCGCGCTGCGCGCCGCCGAGGTCGCCGCCGAGGAGGGCCGCAGCCTGGAGGTCGTCGACCTGCGCTCGCTCGCACCCATCGACTACGCGCCGGTGCTCCAGTCGGTGCAGAAGACCGGCCGGCTCATCGTCGCGCAGGAGGCGCCCGGCACCGTGTCCGTGGCCTCCGAGGTCGCCGTGGTGGTCGCCGAGAAGGCCTTCTACTCGCTGGAGTCGCCCGTGCTGCGGGTCGCCGGCTTCGACACCCCCTTCCCGCCGGCCAAGCTGGAGGGCGTCTACCTGCCCGACGCCGACCGCATCCTCGAAGCCGTCGACCGCGCGCTCGCGTACTGA
- the dnaB gene encoding replicative DNA helicase, giving the protein MSIAHIGLADSREPGEARSPERTPPHDLLAEQSALGGMLLSKDAVADVVEVVRGTDFYIPKHEIIYDAILSLYSHGEPTDVITVTDELTKLGELSRAGGAEYLHTLTSLVPTAANAGYYANIVTEKALLRRLVEAGTRITQMGYKAEGEVLDLVNNAQAEIYSVTGHQEVEDYVPLTEAVTVAIDEIEAAKHKDGSMTGVPTGFAELDELTNGLHPGQMVIVAARPALGKSTLALDFARAAAIKHDMPTIFFSLEMGRSEIAMRLLSAEASVPLQHMRKGTVDNRDWTTIASTRGRINDAPLYIDDSPNMTLVEIRAKCRRLKQRVGLKMVIIDYLQLMTSGKRVESRQQEVSEFSRALKLLAKELQVPVIALSQLNRGPEQRADKLPALSDLRESGSIEQDADVVILLHRESAYEKDNPRAGEADLIVAKHRNGPTKTVTVAFQGMYSRFADMAPI; this is encoded by the coding sequence GTGTCGATCGCCCATATCGGTCTCGCCGACAGCCGCGAACCGGGCGAGGCCCGTTCTCCCGAGCGCACCCCTCCCCACGACCTCCTCGCAGAGCAGAGCGCCCTCGGCGGCATGCTGCTCAGCAAGGACGCCGTCGCGGACGTCGTGGAGGTCGTGCGCGGCACGGACTTCTACATTCCCAAGCACGAGATCATCTACGACGCGATCCTCTCGCTGTACTCGCACGGCGAGCCGACCGACGTCATCACCGTGACCGACGAGCTGACCAAGCTCGGCGAGCTCTCCCGCGCCGGCGGCGCCGAGTACCTGCACACGCTCACCAGCCTCGTCCCGACCGCCGCCAACGCCGGCTACTACGCCAACATCGTCACCGAGAAGGCGCTGCTGCGCCGCCTGGTGGAGGCGGGCACCCGCATCACGCAGATGGGCTACAAGGCGGAGGGCGAGGTCCTCGACCTCGTCAACAACGCCCAGGCCGAGATTTACTCCGTGACGGGGCACCAGGAGGTCGAGGACTACGTCCCCCTCACCGAGGCCGTGACGGTCGCCATCGACGAGATCGAGGCCGCCAAGCACAAGGACGGCTCGATGACCGGCGTGCCCACCGGCTTCGCCGAGCTGGACGAGCTGACCAACGGCCTCCACCCCGGGCAGATGGTGATCGTCGCCGCCCGCCCCGCGCTCGGAAAGTCGACCCTCGCGCTCGACTTCGCGCGCGCCGCCGCCATCAAGCACGACATGCCGACCATCTTCTTCTCCCTCGAGATGGGGCGCAGCGAGATCGCGATGCGCCTCCTCTCAGCCGAAGCGTCGGTGCCGCTGCAGCACATGCGCAAGGGCACCGTCGACAACCGCGACTGGACCACCATCGCCTCCACCCGCGGCCGCATCAACGACGCCCCGCTCTACATCGACGACAGCCCGAACATGACGCTGGTCGAGATCCGCGCCAAGTGCCGCCGCCTCAAGCAGCGGGTCGGCCTCAAGATGGTCATCATCGACTACCTCCAGCTCATGACGAGCGGCAAGCGCGTCGAGAGCCGCCAGCAGGAGGTCAGCGAGTTCTCCCGCGCGCTGAAGCTCCTCGCGAAGGAGCTGCAGGTCCCCGTGATCGCCCTCTCCCAGCTGAACCGAGGCCCGGAGCAGCGCGCCGACAAGCTCCCCGCCCTGAGCGACCTCCGCGAGTCCGGCTCGATCGAGCAGGACGCGGACGTCGTCATCCTCCTCCACCGCGAGTCGGCCTACGAGAAGGACAACCCCCGCGCCGGCGAGGCCGACCTGATCGTCGCCAAGCACCGCAACGGCCCCACCAAGACCGTGACGGTGGCCTTCCAGGGCATGTACTCCCGCTTCGCGGACATGGCGCCGATCTGA
- a CDS encoding phage holin family protein, producing MRFLLKVIINALALWLTTLIVSGVTVVPYAPGSTATVLTYLLVALIFGVVNAIVGTVIRIVAFPLYILTLGLISFIVNGLLLLLVSWISGLMGFGLHVAGFWWGVLGALVLGIIGWLIGLIFRPFTRER from the coding sequence ATGCGATTCCTGCTCAAGGTGATCATCAACGCCCTGGCGCTGTGGCTGACGACCCTCATCGTCAGCGGCGTCACCGTCGTGCCCTACGCCCCCGGCTCCACGGCGACCGTCCTGACCTACCTGCTCGTCGCCCTCATCTTCGGCGTGGTCAACGCGATCGTCGGCACGGTGATCCGCATCGTCGCGTTCCCGCTCTACATCCTCACCCTGGGGCTCATCTCGTTCATCGTGAACGGGCTGCTCCTGCTCCTGGTGTCGTGGATCAGCGGCCTGATGGGCTTCGGCCTCCACGTCGCGGGCTTCTGGTGGGGCGTGCTCGGCGCGCTGGTGCTCGGCATCATCGGCTGGCTCATCGGGCTGATCTTCCGGCCGTTCACGCGCGAGCGCTGA
- a CDS encoding DUF4287 domain-containing protein: protein MPQHRVVAPVIAPGEKVMGPPSYFPSIEKNYGRPVQEWLDLVVERLDTGATHMEVVGWLKSEFGMGHGHANALVGYAKAKLAEEK from the coding sequence ATGCCCCAGCACCGCGTCGTCGCGCCCGTGATCGCCCCCGGCGAGAAGGTCATGGGGCCGCCCTCCTACTTCCCGAGCATCGAGAAGAACTACGGACGGCCGGTCCAGGAGTGGCTGGACCTCGTCGTGGAGCGGCTCGACACCGGTGCCACGCACATGGAGGTCGTGGGCTGGCTGAAGTCCGAGTTCGGCATGGGGCATGGCCACGCGAACGCGCTCGTCGGGTACGCGAAGGCCAAGCTCGCTGAGGAGAAGTAG